One Hippoglossus hippoglossus isolate fHipHip1 chromosome 13, fHipHip1.pri, whole genome shotgun sequence genomic window carries:
- the rrp8 gene encoding ribosomal RNA-processing protein 8, translating to MFNEEEDWSDDQDAQTQSKTVSKGKEKVNNGTHVKSKLVGKKSLLRTLETLGSIPKWKNTDHQQDSDSEGAAEASSSPTKRKKKRRKKRRHAKTSEEPQENGDLDPSVEEEKPAAKKKSKFNKVVAKKIKTTSAGETKDKEMTKSAKTNIDNPDDTEKLSRQQWRNKMKNKKKCKNKFREKEEENETESADKHKQKEEVKTDSSISKNSKTSTVGPKKKSETERKPQKRKQPDEDTGVSCAPEILKGGKQQTEKQTKTKGGYEHAKITDDLQPSPNKRLKPELSKEQILKRAKLRKMLQIKEPVQPDQPESPAEPKDEPAAPEEEVKLDRSASLRLRMEQRLESARFRYINEVLYSTSSGDAKRMFKQDPQAFWIYHRGYTTQVKRWPANPVDAIISWIQLKPPAMVVADFGCGDCKIARSVQNKVHSFDLAAACELVTVCDMANVPLRDFSVDIAVFCLSLMGTNLADFLSEANRVLKMGGVLKIAEVASRFDNVRSFLTALANMGFRMVSKDTENTHFYSFECVKSGNAPENVKKFGLQLNPCLYKKR from the exons ATGTTTAATGAGGAGGAAGACTGGAGCGATGATCAAGACGCTCAAACTCAGAGTAAAACTGTCTCTAAAGGCAAAGAGAAGGTGAACAACGGCACTCATGTCaag TCCAAGCTTGTTGGGAAGAAGAGTCTGCTGCGGACCCTGGAAACTCTGGGATCAATACCTAAGTGGAAGAACACGGACCACCAGCAGGACAGTGACAGCGAAGGTGCGGCAGAAGCATCTTCGTCCCCCAccaagagaaagaagaagaggaggaaaaagagaagacatGCAAAGACATCAGAGGAGCCGCAGGAGAACGGAGATTTGGATCCGAGCGTCGAGGAGGAAAAACCTGcggcaaaaaagaaaagtaaattcAACAAAGTTG TGGCCAAGAAGATAAAAACCACGTCAGCAGGCGAGACAAAGGATAAAGAAATGACCAAATCTGCAAAGACAAACATAGACAACCCAGACGACACTGAGAAGCTGAGTAGACAACAATggagaaacaaaatgaagaacaagaagaagtgtaaaaataaattccgcgagaaggaggaggagaatgaaacAGAATCTGCAGATAAACACAAGCAGAAGGAAGAAGTAAAAACGGATTCATCTATCAgcaaaaacagtaaaacatccactgtgggtccaaaaaagaaaagtgagacaGAACGTAAACCACAGAAAAGGAAACAGCCTGACGAGGACACTGGTGTATCCTGTGCACCAGAAATACTGAAAGGGGGAAAGCAGCAGACTGAAaaacagaccaaaacaaagGGTGGTTATGAACACGCTAAGATCACAGATGATCTGCAGCCGTCACCTAATAAAAGACTGAAACCTGAGCTGAGCAAAGAACAGATTCTGAAACGAGCGAAGCTGCGGAAAATGCTCCAGATCAAAGAACCAGTCCAACCAGACCAACCAGAGAGTCCCGCAGAGCCGAAAGACGAGCCGGCGgcaccagaggaggaggtgaagctggACCGCTCGGCCTCCCTGAGGCTGCGCATGGAGCAGCGCTTGGAGTCGGCTCGATTCCGCTACATTAACGAAGTGTTGTACAGCACGTCCAGCGGCGACGCCAAGCGCATGTTCAAGCAGGATCCTCAAGCCTTCTGGATCTACCACAGAGGATACACCACACAGGTCAAGAGGTGGCCCGCCAACCCGGTGGACGCCATCATCTCCTGGATTCAGCTAAA ACCGCCCGCTATGGTGGTTGCAGACTTCGGATGCGGTGACTGTAAAATAGCTCGCAGCGTGCAGAACAAGGTGCACAGCTTCGACCTGGCAGCTGCCTGTGAGCTGGTCACAGTCTGTGACATGGCCAAC gtgcCTCTTCGTGACTTCTCTGTGGACATCGCAGtgttctgtctctccctcatgGGGACCAACCTGGCGGATTTTCTATCAGAGGCCAATCGAGTCCTAAAGATGGG GGGTGTGCTTAAAATAGCAGAAGTGGCCAGCAGGTTCGACAACGTGCGGAGCTTCCTCACCGCTCTGGCTAATATGGGATTCAGGATGGTTTCCAAG gaTACGGAGAACACTCATTTTTACTCCTTTGAATGTGTGAAGTCAGGAAATGCTCCAGAAAATGTGAAGAAGTTTGGACTTCAGCTGAATCCTTGTCTGTACAAGAAAAGATGA
- the si:ch211-149e23.4 gene encoding uncharacterized protein si:ch211-149e23.4: MGCSGLLILGLFMNVAHCLEILDQSEEPIEIKQNVTAVLGEVVYLSCRYLGDSAILSAKWIRQINSKVKSKGLAGFSNGQPFNRGDFLEPESVTNLTVQMKVSNVDVEGEYICEFEDEEASYTDRAFVTVLARPDVQILVNAETINGTHFQSVSCSAIGGRPSPQISWVVPGRAPSDYPFTVSVSNTAHSNGTFTQQSILRFPTHLQEEDSVTCVVQHPTLPNPKLTTVRVETYTRPNVTIKAEMVQRGGNEFWVVSCISSGGRPDTDISLALSSDEELERENGTDSDMQRSSVFLPAAAYEGHNVTCVFDHPKFTQVQSRAVTLPTFYLTGVRLLNSETRNNDFSDDFKRTESLELQEGERGVVIGLEVVGNLRRYNITCKKDDGPLPTGLELVGSSLTVQGSVEFQLSGLYECVVSYHHLKATLQINITVHPHVTQPVPPTIRVDLQTKGGHRVIECSAADAVPAANVSWLLPKGVSGASWSNFTSHNGSHSVRGVFLLPACSPSELTAECVINHPAFEEPETRSITLPLCARTNITINSSTEWKDGEQFTKVDCSADSVASAAAITWHVGNSDESIMGNLSEPDVQADGSVSARSSVHFLSSLYAGLNLTCTVEHPSLEASERRTVHVPVQRAPLLSVSVVRQRDSHLWLGVCACRGEADGTNLTWVLPENAKGQTSLHSEYEGRSLRARLTYQFPLALHEGQDLTCVYQFKHGITEKRTVHIPRYYISAVRVLNRTTPLLSRYGGEPVIHRLALQENDHNQKILLRVEGNVPQYDLSCKRSDGSLVYMEGLALLFPAELTERDEGLYTCCASFYHHMATVKIQVEVTSKYKQFALAAMTCVSAALALIIILTVTLWVCCTRNRRNPNKGQELGSPAVKKPAMVEKNSKEYTQLLKYSIIIDVRSAV; encoded by the exons ATGGGATGCTCGGGGCTGTTGATTTTGGGTCTCTTCATGAATGTTGCTCACTGCTTGGAAATTCTGG ATCAGAGCGAAGAGCCGATAGAGATCAAGCAGAACGTCACGGCAGTCCTGGGAGAAGTCGTGTACCTGAGCTGCAGATACCTGGGCGACAGTGCGATCCTGAGCGCCAAGTGGATTCGTCAGATTAACTCTAAAGTTAAATCCAAGGGTCTGGCAGGATTTTCAAATGGTCAACCGTTTAACCGCGGCGACTTCTTGGAGCCGGAGTCTGTCACGAACCTCACGGTCCAGATGAAAGTGTCCAATGTGGACGTAGAGGGCGAATACATCTGTGAGTTTGAAGACGAAGAGGCATCTTATACTGACAGAGCTTTTGTCACTGTACTAG CTCGGCCTGATGTGCAGATCCTCGTGAATGCTGAGACCATAAACGGCACTCACTTCCAGTCTGTGTCATGCTCTGCCATCGGTGGCAGGCCCTCACCTCAGATCAGCTGGGTGGTTCCTGGCCGCGCTCCCTCAGATTACCCCTTCACTGTGAGCGTCAGCAACACAGCTCACTCGAACGGCACGTTCACTCAGCAGAGCATCCTCCGCTTCCCCACGCACCTGCAGGAAGAGGACAGCGTGACCTGTGTTGTTCAACACCCGACCCTCCCAAACCCCAAACTCACCACAGTGAGGGTGGAGACCTACA CGAGGCCAAATGTGACCATTAAAGCAGAGATGgtacagagaggaggaaatgagttCTGGGTGGTCTCGTGCATTTCCTCTGGAGGGAGACCCGACACTGACATCTCCTTGGCTTTGAGCAGCGATGAGGAGCTGGAAAGAGAAAACGGCACAGACTCAGACATGCAGAGAAGCTCCGTCTTCCTCCCTGCAGCAGCGTACGAGGGCCACAACGTCACCTGTGTGTTTGACCACCCCAAGTTTACACAGGTCCAGTCACGAGCCGTAACTCTGCCGACTTTTT ATTTGACTGGAGTTCGGTTGTTGAACTCGGAGACGAGAAACAACGACTTCAGTGACGACTTCAAACGCACTGAAAGTTTAGAGCTGCAGGAAGGAGAGCGTGGAGTTGTCATCGGCCTAGAGGTCGTTGGGAATCTGCGACGTTACAATATCACCTGCAAAAA AGATGATGGGCCCTTGCCCACAGGGTTGGAGCTGGTTGGCAGTAGCCTCacagttcagggttctgtggagtTTCAGCTTTCCGGCCTGTACGAGTGTGTCGTCTCCTACCATCATCTTAAAGCAACGCTGCAGATCAACATCACAGTTCATCCTCATGTTACTCAGCCTG TTCCTCCCACCATACGAGTTGATTTGCAGACTAAAGGTGGACACCGGGTGATTGAGTGCTCAGCAGCTGATGCTGTTCCTGCAGCCAACGTATCCTGGCTTCTACCAAAGGGTGTGTCTGGAGCCTCTTGGTCCAATTTCACTTCTCATAATGGAAGCCACTCTGTCAGGGGAGTTTTTCTCCTCCCTGCCTGCTCGCCCTCAGAGCTCACTGCAGAGTGTGTGATAAATCACCCGGCATTTGAGGAGCCAGAGACCAGAAGCATAACGCTGCCTCTTTGTG CTCGAACTAACATCACCATCAACTCCAGCACCGAGTGGAAAGATGGTGAACAGTTCACGAAGGTCGACTGCTCTGCAGACAGTGTTGCCTCTGCAGCAGCTATAACCTGGCATGTTGGTAACAGTGACGAGAGCATCATGGGTAACCTGTCAGAGCCTGACGTCCAGGCTGATGGTTCGGTTTCAGCCCGTAGCTCCGTTCACTTCTTGTCGTCTTTGTATGCTGGTCTGAATTTGACCTGCACGGTGGAGCATCCGAGCTTGGAGGCATCAGAGAGAAGAACAGTACACGTTCCTGTGCAGA GAGCCCCTctgctgagtgtgtctgtggtcaGACAGCGGGACTCGCACCTCTGGCTGGGGGTGTGTGCCTGCAGAGGAGAGGCTGACGGGACAAACCTCACCTGGGTTCTTCCTGAAAATGCCAAAGGTCAAACATCCCTGCACTCAGAGTATGAGGGACGCTCCCTGAGAGCCAGGCTGACTTATCAGTTTCCTCTGGCCCTTCATGAGGGGCAGGACCTGACCTGTGTGTACCAGTTTAAACACGGGATCACAGAAAAGAGGACTGTTCACATTCCCAGATACT ATATTTCCGCCGTGAGAGTCCTGAACCGCACAACTCCTCTGCTGAGCCGCTACGGTGGTGAACCCGTCATCCACAGACTAGCTCTCCAGGAAAATGATCACAACCAGAAAATACTGCTCCGAGTGGAAGGCAACGTGCCACAGTATGACCTCAGCTGCAAGAG GAGTGACGGCTCGCTGGTCTACATGGAGGGGCTGGCTTTGCTCTTCCCGGCAGAGCTCACGGAGCGGGACGAAGGCCTGTACACCTGCTGTGCGTCCTTCTATCACCACATGGCCACAGTCAAGATTCAAGTGGAGGTCACGAGCAAGTACAAGCAGTTTG cgcTGGCCGCCATGACCTGCGTTTCTGCGGCCTTGgccctcatcatcatcctcaccgtCACTCTCTGGGTGTGCTG cacaAGAAATAGGAGAAATCCAAATAAG GGGCAGGAGCTCGGCTCTCCTGCAGTGAAGAAGCCAGCGATGGTAGAAAAGAACAGCAAGGAATATACTCAGCTGCTCAAGTACTCCATCATCATTGATGTGAGGAGTGcggtgtga